A single Arcobacter sp. FWKO B DNA region contains:
- a CDS encoding chemotaxis protein CheW has translation MEYLLITVKDKYFAIDVENIIEILRPKDITQIPEVEPYILGVMNIRGHIGTVVSLRKMLHYKEMGEELQEFIATIKKAHIDWVKELEDSVSHDKDFTKTLDPHKCALGQWLDKIMTCLKCDDIFMDKIKREINPHHKCLHEKGAVVLDTALKDKDKAMSIIRTEIHNHFDVVVSNIEALNNDVDLWTNSIQRIVAFVTAKGDTINILVDDVVDIISVKEEQKQKLSQLDEGHIVQFDSAIELKDGKIATIINNINI, from the coding sequence ATGGAATATTTACTAATAACTGTAAAAGACAAATACTTTGCAATTGATGTTGAAAATATTATAGAAATACTAAGACCAAAGGATATCACTCAAATTCCTGAGGTTGAGCCTTATATCTTGGGTGTAATGAATATAAGAGGACATATTGGTACAGTAGTTAGTCTTAGAAAAATGCTCCATTACAAAGAAATGGGTGAAGAGTTACAAGAGTTTATTGCTACTATTAAAAAAGCTCATATTGACTGGGTAAAAGAGCTTGAAGACTCTGTGAGTCATGATAAAGATTTCACAAAAACTCTTGATCCGCATAAATGTGCTCTTGGACAATGGCTTGATAAGATTATGACATGCTTGAAATGTGATGATATATTTATGGATAAGATTAAAAGAGAGATAAATCCGCATCATAAATGTCTACATGAAAAAGGTGCTGTTGTGCTTGATACTGCTTTAAAAGACAAAGATAAAGCAATGAGTATAATAAGAACTGAAATACACAACCATTTTGATGTGGTTGTAAGCAATATTGAGGCTTTAAATAATGATGTTGATTTATGGACAAACTCTATTCAAAGAATAGTTGCTTTTGTGACAGCAAAGGGTGATACAATAAATATTTTAGTTGATGATGTTGTAGATATTATCTCAGTAAAAGAGGAACAAAAACAAAAACTCTCTCAACTAGATGAGGGGCATATTGTACAGTTTGACAGTGCTATTGAACTAAAGGATGGAAAAATAGCAACTATTATTAATAATATAAATATTTAA
- a CDS encoding NifB/NifX family molybdenum-iron cluster-binding protein — MIAIPVKIQKDDIVVAHSFGRAIYFAIANKGQIEIVKNNYHCGRSVAVWLKSLGVTDIIVSQLKKNPFEALQNIGIKVYYIGKKKVGFRNAILKFADGEVPILNQFSYELYMKKSPLNDEQSVVQTYKERIHSLIEQRVVSNVVKTYQL; from the coding sequence ATGATAGCAATACCAGTAAAAATTCAAAAAGATGATATTGTAGTTGCTCATTCTTTTGGAAGAGCTATATATTTTGCAATTGCAAATAAGGGACAAATTGAGATTGTGAAAAACAATTATCATTGTGGAAGGTCTGTTGCCGTTTGGCTCAAAAGTCTTGGTGTTACTGATATTATTGTATCTCAACTAAAAAAAAACCCTTTTGAAGCTTTACAAAATATTGGTATAAAAGTGTATTACATAGGTAAAAAAAAGGTAGGGTTTCGTAATGCTATTTTAAAATTTGCTGATGGTGAAGTGCCTATCTTAAATCAGTTTAGCTATGAGTTGTATATGAAAAAAAGCCCTTTAAATGACGAACAAAGTGTAGTGCAAACATACAAAGAGAGAATACATAGTCTAATAGAGCAAAGAGTTGTTAGTAATGTTGTTAAAAC